The nucleotide sequence TTCGCAGCTATCAGGTGAAGGTCTGGGCTTGGGATAAGGGAACGGATGAGAGTGAGAGGGGAATGGTTATGGATCTGGGGGATATTCAGGCCATGGCGAGCGAGCTGGCACTCTCGCGTCCAGGGAAAAGTGAAATGACAAGACTTGTGGTTAGCCGCAATTCGGAAGCCCGCATGTGGAAAGCATTGGAATTCGCCAAGAACTGGAATATGTAAAGAAAATGCCCTGTCGAATGACGGGGTCTTTTTCTTTTCCTGAATTGTTTACGGATTCACCTCCCGCCTTTTATGGTTGAATATCGATCGGGGGTGGTCTGGTCTTTCGAGTGCCCAGTACTCCAGCCGTAGATCGTTACGGTCGTGGCACCGGATGCCCGAGTCGTATTGGCTGGCCCGTCCTATCCGTGTGTGACGGTCGTGCCGAGCCACGTCCTCAGGCCCCGCTGCGCGACCCGCAATACTTCACTCGGGGGCAGCTCGTCAGCTCGTTCGATCACAACGAGACCCCAGTCCTTCCGGCGGACTGCGCCAAGCGTCACTGCGCGCTCACGCAGCAGGTACTTCACCGCCGAAGCCAGGTCGTCCACTGGAGGACTTACCTCGTAGCTTGCGAGTTTCCCGACGTACCAGTCCAGCCACTGCTCGCCTTCCCTCGTCACGGCCCGGGACAATGCGGACTCGGCATCCCCGTCGAGAAAGACCATGACCGGCCGGACCTGTTCGAGAACCTCTGTGAGGTCAGTCATGAACGCGTCGATCGTCTCTTCGCCGTGCCCCATGGCCAGCAGCGTCGGCACGAACGGCATCAGCGCGTCCGCGATCACCATGTCATTGCCGCTCGCCACGACCGCATCGACGAATCTCGCAGTCGCCGCGATCAGTGTCCCCGGCTCGACCACGCCTGTCGCCCTGAACTCCTCGGCTACCGCAGCGAACTGCGGTCGGGTCAAGATCTCCTCCTCGCGGAAGTGGTCCACCCGCAGTCCGTATCGGCCAGCCACTGGGACAGCCCGGCACACAGCGTCGACTTGCCCGCTCCGGGAGATGCTCCCCACACAGTGATCAGAACTGTCATGGCTGCCGAGCCTAGGATCGGCAGCCATGACTGCCAACTCCATGGCGTCCCCGGCTGTCCGTGCCGCAGATCGTGATCTTCACGGGAGAACCATTCGGCGCCGGTAGTGGCTGGCCCGGGATCGGGCTTGGTGGCGTCGTCGCCATGCGGACCAGTGGAGTCGATGTGCGGCTGCGTGGGTGGGCTGGGTGACGAGTGTGGTGAAACGGGGCCCTCACACTTCCCCCACCACTCTGAGCCTCTGCCGACACAGGTAGGGGCTCAGTCGTGTTTCCAGGCGTGATTAAGCCTGTGTGTCGCTGGGGAGAGCCCCGGTAGGCTGTCATGACGGCAGTTCAAGGGTGTCCGGTGTCAGTCCGGCAGCTATCGAGGGAGCGTGTGCTTTGCCGACTGGCAAGGTCAAATGGTTCAACAGTGAGAAGGGCTTCGGCTTTCTCTCCCGTGACGACGGCGGTGACGTCTTCGTCCACTCCTCCGTACTGCCCGCCGGTGTCGACACCTTGAAGCCGGGCCAGAAGGTCGAGTTCGGGGTCGTCGCCGGTCAACGCGGTGACCAGGCCCTCTCCGTGACGGTTCTGGAGCCGGCCCCCTCGGTCGCCGCCGCCCAGCGCAAGAAGCCCGACGAGCTGGCATCGATCGTGCAGGATCTGACCACACTGCTGGAGAACATCACGCCGATGCTGGAGCGGGGCCGCTATCCCGACCGTGCCGCGGGCGGGAAGATCGCGGGTCTTCTCCGCGCCGTGGCCGACCAGTTGGACGTGTAGTCCACCGACTCCAAGGGTGTCTAAGGGAATTCGAGCGCGTCGGGGCCGAGGGGCGGTACCAGTCCCTCGGCCGCCGCACGTGTGAGCAGGCCCCTGACCGCCGCGTAGCCGTCCTCGCCGAGGTCGGCCGTGAACTCGTTGACGTACAGGCCGATGTGCTGGTCGGCGACGGCCGGGTCCATCTCCTGGGCGTGTTCGAGGACGTACGGGCGGGAGACCTCGGGGTCGTCCCAGGCCGCGCGGACGGAGGCGCGGATCGTCTCCGCGAGCCCGGTCAGTGTCTCCGTGCCCAGCGAGCGCTTCGCGATGATCGCGCCCAGCGGAATCGGCAGCCCCGTCGTGTCCTCCCAGTGCGCGCCCATGTCGGCGAGGTTGTGGAGGCCGTAGTTCCGGTAGGTGAAGCGGGCC is from Streptomyces sp. NBC_01314 and encodes:
- a CDS encoding cold-shock protein; translation: MPTGKVKWFNSEKGFGFLSRDDGGDVFVHSSVLPAGVDTLKPGQKVEFGVVAGQRGDQALSVTVLEPAPSVAAAQRKKPDELASIVQDLTTLLENITPMLERGRYPDRAAGGKIAGLLRAVADQLDV